The Aphis gossypii isolate Hap1 chromosome 3, ASM2018417v2, whole genome shotgun sequence genome includes a region encoding these proteins:
- the LOC114120057 gene encoding uncharacterized protein LOC114120057, with protein sequence MNLKIVTVLILWIFVINGQLFIGSESHIEKKCTLSDFVPICTTIEYKSHTDDYDITAICKTTTEIYDGYLFRMANGIRCYDIKINLRTNAVGMPIMFNGVILTSEKKSLEFTVYNSTYLKFNNYMFTKHDIYDQIKYNTTDWIISDMYMYDNAIPPKKFNYNLFIWKANTIEESFKIKWKQRNSIKMCISISYLLEDESKCTLSMDLSVLNRDDIFDKKIISSYNIKESKVLTTVLFKSDYWLHENETYLLNFNLKRKSSEKKIRNYDSYGYSTYKTVYAENCKIGIKRISQCTDENGNEHEEILTINAKEFQEVYSTSLTADVYPFEYKPQEKSISLISQCLNGGIANKYGCICPPGFKGKNCEHGCGPNKFGTDCAGMCSMHQMQCQQMIFCTKGFGCKCPAGYSGRECNKECTSGTYGANCEQQCSEGCRFNSCNVFTGACDKGCTTNYIPPDCKEKYPWLKSPPQLESSDLKSIKLKIDLNSKNIQGSSNVKSDYYQIVFKMTSEVSEFQYSEMKEIGEQDSVIEITNLKPGMLYTFGAILVSEDGNYNIKNIKTADYYTKCLLPRSTNYDVKLLSGTNYINVTWNKLNDENEEDCKITEYLLKLIYTNTYSFNTAFQPLNYVEEVKSNNNQGYIFENLLPGERYAVQVTAITSSGQSNSSSLSYINTEPYGYIEIKNIKTELNQNSSIIITWDVEQSHAFFSLSYEIKYKVNNHFSCSNKVLTNNWTSVLVYYYKRKEISDLIPNTQYVIKVDPKIQGYTYDDNANIIFVKTPISKPNLTPIINENNSWYITNQSAYFSWKINNTECSKLNGFFRGYQIILKDIIKGTQEEKSIKENTITFDELKPDTKYELQVHVLTNYGYNLEQGLLIPFKTKSKYLVPVDELIVYKKNLKRKSIGIRWSFNDTDIIDGFIVIVIDENLSSTKQIIIEPERCIAWPTFYCTTIDNLIPNNQYTIKIKAKSLDYPTGGSTSSVFTNFNDGFADKPENLRTTNVGPTYVSFEWDIPWIHNGVLKSFIVNIEEISSKDIDKCCESKPDVEIPVTEELPTYNCTINDLKPGSTYSIGVLSKTSSYGQTSKIHVTTLPFSAASDVEDEQTIQIEESTTAQYYDSTTVNEYDDDNR encoded by the exons atgaatttaaaaattgttaccgTACTGATTTTATGGATTTTCGTTATTAACggacaattatttattggaaGCGAATCACAcattgaaaaaa aatgtaCACTGAGCGACTTCGTTCCAATATGTACAACAATTGAATACAAATCACATACag atgaTTATGACATCACAGCAATTTGTAAAACAACAACGGAGATATATGAtg GATATTTATTCAGAATGGCTAATGGTATTCGGTGCtatgacataaaaattaatttaagaacaaATGCTGTTGGTATGCCAATTATGTTTAATGGAGTAATTTTGACttccgaaaaaaaaagtttagaatTCACAGTATATAATTCAACTTATctgaaatttaacaattatatgttCACCAAACATGATATATATgaccaaataaaatacaacaccACTGATTGGATCATATCagatatgtatatgtatg ataATGCAATACCCCCGAAAaagttcaattataatttgttcataTGGAAAGCTAACACCATTGAAGAAtccttcaaaataaaatggaaacaaagaaattcaattaaaatgtgtatatctatatcatatttactaGAAGATGAGTCAAAATGTACGTTGTCAATGGACTTAAGTGTCTTAAATCgtgatgatatttttgataaaaaaatcattagttcttataatataaaagaatcg AAAGTACTAACAACGGTGTTATTCAAAAGTGATTATTGGTTACATGAAAATGAAacatatcttttaaattttaatctaaaaagaaaatcatcagaaaaaaaaataagaaattatgacAGCTATGGatatagtacttataaaaCCGTATACGCCGAAAACTGTAAGATTGGAATCAAACGAATATCTCAATGCACAGATGaaaatg gAAATGAACACGAAgaaatattgacaataaatGCCAAAGAATTCCAAGAAGTATATTCTACTTCGTTAACCGCCGATGTTTATCCATTtg AGTACAAGCCACAGGAAAAatctatttcattaatttcgcAGTGCCTTAATGGAGGAATCGCAAATAAATACGGGTGTATATGTCCACCAGGCTTCAAAGGCAAAAACTGTGAACACG GATGTGGACCGAACAAATTTGGTACCGACTGCGCTGGAATGTGTTCAATGCACCAAATGCAATGTCAGCAGATGATATTTTGTACCAAAGGATTTGGGTGCAAGTGTCCAGCAGGTTATAGTGGAAGAGAATGCAACAAAG AATGCACGAGTGGTACATACGGAGCAAACTGCGAGCAACAATGCTCAGAGGGATGTCGTTTCAATTCATGTAACGTCTTTACCGGCGCTTGCGACAAAGGATGTACCACAAATTACATACCACCGGATTGTAAAGAAA AGTATCCGTGGCTTAAATCTCCGCCACAATTGGAATCGTCAGATTTGAAGTCAATCAAATTGAAGATTGACTTGAATTCAAAAAACATACAAGGCAGTAGCAATGTTAAATCTGACTattatcaaattgtatttaag atgaCTTCGGAGGTATCAGAATTTCAATACTCAGAAATGAAAGAAATTGGAGAACAAGATTCTGTAATTGAAATCACAAACCTCAAACCCGGGATGTTGTACACCTTTGGTGCGATTCTAGTTTCAGAAGAtggaaattacaatataaaaaacatcaaaacaGCCGATTATTACACCAAATGCctat TGCCAAGAAGTACAAATTATGATGTAAAGTTATTGAGTGGTACAAATTACATCAATGTTACTTGGAAcaag CTAAACGATGAAAATGAAGAGGACTGTAAAATAACAGAATACTTATTGAAACTAATATATACCAATACATATAGCTTTAATACAGCTTTTCAACCACTAAATTATGTAGAAGAAGtaaaatccaataataatcagggatatatatttgaaaatctatTACCTGGTGAAAGATACGCCGTACAAGTAACAGCAATAACGTCATCAGGCCAATCTAATTCATCGAGCTTGTCATACATTAATACTGAGCCTTATG gatatattgaaataaaaaacataaaaaccgAATTGAATCAGAAttcatcgataataataacgtgGGACGTTGAACAAAGCcatgcatttttttcattgagttatgaaattaaatacaag GTTAACAATCACTTTAGTTGTTCTAACAAAGTTCTTACAAACAATTGGACATCGGTGTTAGTTTATTACTacaaaagaaaagaaatttCGGATTTAATACCAAATACGCAGTATGTTATAAAAGTTGATCCCAAAATTCAAGGATATACTTACGACGACAatgctaatataatttttgtaaaaacaccGATTTCTA aaccaAATTTAACACCCATcatcaatgaaaataatagttgGTATATCACCAATCAGAGTGCATATTTCAGTTGGAAGATAAACAACACAGAATGTTCCAAACTAAATGGATTCTTTCGAGGATATCAGATCATACtaaaa GATATAATCAAAGGAACACAAgaagaaaaatcaattaaagaaAACACGATAACCTTTGATGAATTAAAACCAGACACCAAATACGAATTACAAGTACACGTACTGACGAATTATGGATACAACTTGGAACAAGGATTATTGATACCGTTTAAAACCAAatctaaat ATTTAGTACCAGTGGATGAATTAATAGTTTACAAGAAAAACTTAAAGCGCAAATCAATTGGGATACGGTGGAGTTTTAACGATACGGACATCATCGATGGTTTTATCGTCATCGTAATCGACGAGAATCTAAGTagtacaaaacaaattatcatAGAACCCGAAAGATGTATTGCTTGGCCGACATTTTATTGCACTACTATTGATAATCTAATACCAAACAACCAGTACACCATAAAA ataaaagcCAAGTCACTAGACTATCCAACAGGTGGTTCGACATCATCAGTCTTCACTAATTTCAACGATGGat ttGCAGATAAACCGGAAAATCTCAGAACAACAAACGTAGGCCCTACATACGTTTCTTTTGAATGGGACATTCCATGGATACACAATGGTGTACTGAAATCGTTCATAGTGAACATTGAAGAGATATCATCTAAAGACATCGATAAATGTTGTGAAAGCAAACCAGATGTAGAAATTCCGGTAACAGAAGAACTCCCAACTTATAACTGCacg ataaatgatttaaagcCTGGGTCCACTTATTCGATCGGTGTATTATCAAAGACTTCGTCATATGGACAAACTAGTAAAATACACGTGACAACTCTGCCATTTTCGGCTGCTAGCGACGTTGAAGACGAACAGACAATACAAATCGAAGAAAGTACAACAGCCCAATATTACGACTCTACGACTGTAAATGagtatgatgatgataatagataa